The following proteins are co-located in the Carassius gibelio isolate Cgi1373 ecotype wild population from Czech Republic chromosome A9, carGib1.2-hapl.c, whole genome shotgun sequence genome:
- the lacc1 gene encoding purine nucleoside phosphorylase LACC1, with amino-acid sequence MTAATLVDLTHVRSSHYDTCVKERIGEFCASSGNGSREPVFFIADPDRSPSSSLQEVFIGFRDSPQILCKSSLSAALYSFKQAIDKEDISKVKIVTSSRGRGLFQVYQELLFTSAYEFEYSVMFDSLSCECESECCPSGQSTADAARELSTFLQQLPALGGDVTVLRSPFISDCFGHGFSTRTGGISYISTLSSLNLFCNPRRKDPRAVVAENIRRLGLQAGFHPKQFNLIKCNHASDVWVMGKPAPDSYDAMVTNQVGVVIAAPGADCMPLLFTDPVAKVIGVAHAGWKGTLMGVAIATVNAMVSEFGSRPEDIVCVIGPSVGPCCFTLDQDSAREFHAIHPDCVRHIDSSRPYVDIRLATRVLLERGGIKAEHMEDIRVPHEADSTLCTSCSPELFFSHVRDGLNFGTQIGFVWIK; translated from the exons ATGACTGCAGCAACTCTCGTGGATCTCACTCACGTCCGCTCGTCACATTATGACACTTGTGTGAAAGAGCGCATCGGCGAGTTCTGTGCATCCTCCGGGAATGGCTCACGAGAGCCGGTCTTCTTCATCGCGGATCCAGACAGATCTCCTAGCAGCTCACTTCAGGAGGTGTTTATCGGGTTCAGAGACTCTCCTCAGATCCTGTGCAAGAGCTCGCTCTCAGCCGCCTTATACTCATTCAAACAGGCTATAGACAAAGAGGACATCAGTAAGGTGAAGATCGTGACCTCGAGTCGCGGGAGAGGGTTGTTTCAGGTCTACCAGGAGCTCCTCTTCACCTCTGCCTATGAGTTCGAGTACAGTGTGATGTTTGACAGTCTGtcctgtgagtgtgagagtgagtgctGTCCCTCGGGTCAGAGCACAGCTGACGCTGCACGAGAGCTCAGCACGTTTCTACAGCAGCTACCAGCGCTCGGAGGAGACGTCACAGTCCTCAGATCTCCGTTCATCTCAG ACTGCTTCGGTCATGGCTTTAGCACTCGTACTGGAGGTATTTCCTACATCAGCACTCTGAGCTCACTGAACCTCTTCTGTAACCCGCGGCGTAAAGACCCCCGAGCCGTGGTGGCTGAGAACATCCGGAGGCTCGGCCTGCAGGCGGGATTTCACCCCAAACAGTTCAACCTCATAAAG TGTAATCATGCCAGTGATGTTTGGGTGATGGGCAAACCCGCCCCTGACAGTTACGACGCAATGGTGACCAATCAGGTGGGTGTTGTCATAGCAGCCCCAGGAGCCGATTGCATGCCGCTGCTCTTCACTGACCCTGTAGCGAAGGTGATCGGAGTGGCACATGCAG GCTGGAAGGGGACCCTCATGGGAGTCGCCATTGCAACAGTGAACGCCATGGTGTCAGAGTTTGGCAGCAGGCCTGAAGACATTGTGTGTGTGATCGGTCCTTCTGTTGGGCCGTGCTGCTTTACTCTGGATCAAGATTCGGCCCGAGAGTTTCACGCCATACACCCAGACTGTGTTAGACACATCGACTCGTCAAGACCTTACGTTGACATCAGACTCGCAACCAG AGTTCTGCTGGAGAGGGGTGGGATTAAAGCCGAACACATGGAGGACATCAGGGTCCCACACGAGGCTGACTCCACTCTCTGCACCTCCTGCTCTCCTGAACTATTCTTCTCCCATGTGAGAGATGGACTCAACTTTGGGACACAAATTGGCTTTGTGTGGATCAAATAA